The following are encoded in a window of Balaenoptera ricei isolate mBalRic1 chromosome 1, mBalRic1.hap2, whole genome shotgun sequence genomic DNA:
- the DCLRE1B gene encoding 5' exonuclease Apollo: MNGVLIPQTPIAVDFWSLRRAGSARLFFLSHMHSDHTVGLSSTWTRPLYCSPVTAYLLHRHRQVSKQWIRALEVGESHVLPLDEVGRETMTVTLIDANHCPGSVMFLFEGYFGTILYTGDFRYTPSMLKEPALRLGKQIHTLYLDNTNCNPALVLPSKEEAARQIVELIRKHPQHNIKIGLYSLGKESLLEQLALEFQTWVVLSPRRLELVQLLGLADVFTVEEKAGRIHAVDHMEICHSAMLRWNQTHPTIAILPTSRKIYRSHPDIHIIPYSDHSSYPELRAFVEALRPCQVVPIVRRQPCRDYFQDSLSPRLSVPLIPDSVQQYMSSSSRNPSFLWLLLERKLKRLRTQGVVFESLEENADHSQADRDSKKTKNENLSGELEKQPSHHPLKIKKQSFPDVCNKEWEGAVPSSESQKMVTVLTAPSGFSVHLRSTDKEFPSPETGEEIGVGPYLVPRGDNAGSAATGNQRAWMGQDSPQSHSSKAAPLLAPEYRGLALKYLLTPVNFLQAGFSSRGFDQQAEKYHQLLLKYRQESIE; encoded by the exons ATGAACGGGGTCTTGATCCCTCAAACGCCCATCGCTGTGGACTTTTGGAGCCTGCGCCGGGCTGGCTCCGCCCGGCTCTTCTTCTTGTCCCACATGCACTCGGACCACACCGTGGGTCTCTCTAGCACCTGGACCCGGCCCCTCTACTGCTCcccagtcaccgcttacctcttGCACCGTCACCGACAG GTATCTAAGCAGTGGATCCGAGCCCTGGAGGTTGGTGAGAGCCATGTCCTGCCTCTAGATGAAGTTGGGCGAGAGACCATGACTGTAACCCTCATCGATGCCAATCACTGCCCTGGCTCTGTCATGTTTCTCTTTGAAGGATACTTTGGAACCATCCTCTACACAG GTGATTTTCGGTATACACCGTCCATGCTGAAGGAGCCAGCCCTGAGACTGGGGAAACAGATTCATACCTTATACCTAGACAACACCAATTGCAACCCAGCCCTGgttcttccttccaaagaagaaGCTGCCCGCCAGATTGTTGAGCTCATTCGAAAGCACCCACAACATAACATAAAGATTG GACTCTATAGCCTGGGAAAAGAGTCACTGCTGGAGCAGCTGGCCCTGGAGTTTCAGACCTGGGTGGTATTGAGTCCTCGGCGCCTGGAGTTGGTGCAGCTGCTGGGCTTGGCAGATGTGTTCACAGTGGAGGAGAAGGCTGGCCGCATCCATGCCGTGGACCACATGGAGATCTGCCATTCCGCTATGCTGCGTTGGAACCAGACCCACCCTACCATTGCTATCCTCCCCACCAGCCGGAAAATCTACCGTTCCCACCCCGATATCCACATCATCCCTTACTCTGACCATTCCTCCTACCCTGAGCTCCGTGCCTTTGTCGAAGCACTGAGGCCTTGCCAGGTGGTGCCCATTGTCAGGCGACAACCCTGTAGGGACTACTTTCAGGACAGCCTGAGCCCCAGGCTCTCTGTGCCTCTGATTCCAGACTCTGTACAGCAATACATGAGTTCCTCCTCTAGAAATCCAAGTTTTCTCTGGCTGTTGTTAGAAAGGAAGCTAAAGAGACTGAGAACCCAGGGTGTCGTGTTTGAATCCCTTGAGGAAAATGCTGATCACTCTCAAGCTGACAGGGACTCGAAGAAGACCAAGAATGAGAACCTTTCTGGGGAGCTTGAGAAGCAGCCCTCCCACCATCCTTTGAAGATCAAGAAGCAGTCGTTCCCGGACGTCTGCAACAAAGAATGGGAGGGGGCAGTCCCTTCCTCCGAGTCCCAGAAGATGGTGACTGTATTGACTGCCCCCTCGGGTTTTTCAGTGCACTTAAGGTCTACAGATAAAGAATTTCCCTCTCCGGAAACTGGGGAGGAAATCGGTGTAGGGCCCTACTTGGTACCCAGGGGAGACAATGCGGGCTCAGCAGCCACAGGGAACCAGAGAGCCTGGATGGGCCAGGATTCTCCCCAGTCTCACAGCAGCAAGGCTGCTCCTCTTCTGGCCCCTGAGTACAGGGGCCTGGCACTCAAATACCTTCTGACTCCAGTGAACTTTCTCCAGGCAGGGTTCTCTTCCAGGGGCTTTGACCAGCAAGCGGAAAAATACCATCAACTCTTGCTCAAGTACAGACAGGAGAGTATAGAATGA